ATATCGGTAGGCGAACCCGCCTCGATCTTCCTGGCCAGCGATCCCGACGAAGCGAATTCGAATCCCACCTCGACTCCGCTTTGGGTGGTAAAAGAATCCGCGGCCTCGGTCAGCAAGTCGGTAGTGCTGGCGGCGGCGTAAACCACGATTTCCCGACGGCCGTCACTTTTACCGCCGCCGCCGCAGGCAAGGAGTCCGATCAGCGCAAGGCAGGCCATTGCCGCCGCCGCCGCAGTTGCATCTCTTCTCTTCGCGCCAGATCGCATCGCGCCCCCGAGCTCCAAAACCGTTTCAACTCACTCTGAGAATCTTTGCGCATACTCGGCCTGTATAATATGCCGATCCCGGTAACCGTCAAGGAAAAAGAAGCTGAAAAAATTAGCGGCGGCCAGTCAGTCTCCTCTAAAATCAACCTGGCCTGCCGAGTTCGGGTAAGACTCTCTTAAGTTACCCTTTGTAAATCCTGGTGCCCGTGTGCTTCCCGTTCAGCGCCTTTGTAATATTACCGGGCTTGAGACCATTGATAATCTCGAGATACTTGACATTTTTGCTGCGCTGGAGATAGTCGAGCACCACCCGTTCGACAACCAGGTCGTCGAGGTCCAGCGCCCACAGCTCGCTGACAGTGATCTCGGGGATGAACTCCGCCTTGGGGTCTTTCTTGGGGTCGTTGGTGTAGAGCCCGTCCTCGTCCTTGATATACAGCACACTCTCGGCACCCAGGAACTCGGCGGTCAGGAACACGCCGGTGTCGGTACGGTTGTCTGGAATCGAACCTTTTTGGGGAATCTCTTCCCAGTAGGTGAACGGCGGCATGCCGACCATGATCGGGATACATCCCAGCTTGAAAAACAGGGGCAGCATCTCGAACTGCTCGGTGGAAATATGGATTCCGCCGTGCTTGGCCAGCAGCATCTGCAGGATACGCGCGTTCTGCAGGGCGATCGACCCCCCCAGCGCAGCCAGGAAACCGGGCGGCAGCTCGAGATCGATTGCGATCTCATAGGCGTGGCGCGCGCGCGTGCCGCCGCCGGAGCAGATCATGATCTTCTTGCGCTTGTGATTGGCCACGATCTCGTTGAGGATCGGGAACAGCGCCTTGCGGCCGCGGTCCATCACGCTCTGGCCGCCAATCTTCATCAGTTTAACGCCCGGGATAATCCTGATCGGCTGGCCGCTGGTAGCCTCCAGCAGCTTCTTGTCGCTCAGCGATTCGTGCTCGAACCTGGTCCAGATATCCCTGGCCGCATCCTTCTTGCTCATTCAGCCTCCAAAATGACCTGTATGATTAAAGTTACACATTATTGCCTAAAGTGATAGTTTACATCTATTCCTTAGCCGCGATCTTCTTTTTACCCGCTTTGACGGGGGCAGTTTTTTTCTTTGCGCCCTTGCCGCTGCCGCCTGGAACAGCGGGGACGCTTACCGAAGCCCTGGACTCGTCCTTGAATATCACCGTGCCCACCTGCCGGCCGTTGAGCGCCTTGGTAAGATTTCCGTGCTTGAGACCGTTGATGATGTAGATTTTCTTGCTCAGACGGCTGCGGACCATCACTTCCAGCACACTGCGCTCGATAATCAGCTCGTTGAGGTCCATCTCCAGCAGCTTCTGCACGCTGATCTTTTTGATAAGCTCGGCATCCGGATTCTTGCGCGGGTCCTCGGTGAACAGCCCGTCCTGGTCCTTAATGTAGATCATCGACTTGGTGCCAAGGACTTCGCTGACCATGTAAATGCCGAAATCGGGGCCGTAGTCCGGGATATTGCCGAACTTCGGCGGTTTTTCCCAGTACATGTGCGGCGGCATCGGGACCATGATCGGGATCATGCCAGCGTGGATGTACATCGAAAGTTCCTCGAAATGGTCGCGGGTCATCCTGATCCCGCCGTGCTTGGCCAGCAGCGCGTAGAGAATCCGCGCGTTCTGCTCCTCGATTCCGGCCACCAGCATGCTCAAGCCGCCGGGAGGCAGGCCGAAATCCAGTCCCACCGCATAGGAATGGCGCACGCGGATTCCGCCGCTGACCGACAGGATCATCCCGTGCTTGCCCTTGTTCTCGACAATCTCCTCGATCAGCGGGTAGACTGCTTTCCTGCCTCTGTCGATGATGCTCTTGCCGCCGACCATGATCACGTTCTGATCGGGCAGCACGGCCACCTGTTTCCTCGAATCGGTGGAAGCGATAACTCCCTTGTCGAGCAGGGACTCGCGCATGAACCTGCTGCTGATATGAGTCCTGCTGAACCCTCTCTTATGTGCCGGCATACAACTCCCCTCCGTAACGGCAGCCCGGTTCGCACCCGGTGCGGAAATCAGGCGCCATCTGTCTTGATGTGACTTACCAGGTATTTAGATACAGGTGCCGAGAGCACCCCGAACAGGCACTGGGACACGATAAAAGGACTTAACGCCAAATAAAACTCGGCCGGCATCCTGAAGAGCAGTGAGAGAATCAGCACCGCCGAGACACGGGCGACACCCGCCACCAGTCCGCTGACCGCGTACAATACAATCGAGCGCGACCCGCCCGAGAGTTTCACCAGCATGTCAATCGCCAGACCGGGCAGAACGTGCTGTAAGATGCCAAATACGCCGAAGCGGCCGAAACCGGCCAGGAAATTTAACGCTCCGCTGACGGCGCCGATATTGGTGGCGGCGAATCTTGTCCTCGTCAATGTCGAGGCCGCGATAAAACAGGGGAAAATCACCAGGTTTTTGTGACCGGGAGCCAGCGGCAGGCCCGGCACAATTTTGATAAACCTAATGCCGACAACCACGATTGTCAATCCGAAGATCAGCGCAAGATCGCTATCAGCAAACGTTTTCCGGGCGGAGGCCAGCCTGTTGTCGACCAGTTCAGCAACTACCGAAAGGTCGCCTTTCAGCAGCCGCTTAACGACAATCGTTTTACCGCCTTTATCGTTGCCGCCGTCCTCGTCACGGCTCTTTTTCCCGCCTCCGAGTCCTCCCCTGCCCTCGAAATATCCCAGCGTGGATTCGAACAACTGCGCCAGATTGCCTCCCATCCCCAGGCCCTTCAGGCCACCGACAAACTGCTCGCGGCCGATACCGTGGCGGACAACCGTGCTTGCCGCCAGGATAGTGAGCAGCCTGACGCACATCGCCGCGCCCTCGATCGCTCCGGCGGTACTGACATCCAGGTCCCAGCCGCCGAGGCGCAGGAGGGTGAAATTCTTATCGGCCGTAAACAGGGCGTAAAACACCAGGATCATCGCCATGAACCCGGCGCTTTTGCGCAGGTTGCGCAGCTCAGCGGCCGGTACTCCCGCCAGGACCCACAGCAGCGCCTGAAAACCGAGCAACGCCAATGCGACCCGCTGATCGAAGATGAACACGACTGTCGAAACGGTCAGCAGGTAGATAATCTTGAGCCGGGGCGATACGCTCACTGTACGGTCCAGCCGCCGCAGCCGACGGTATCTGTGATTACCGGTGCCTCGAACCGAAACCGCCGCAGCACGTATGACCGATGTGCCGCGGCGGATTTTTATCAACAAAACCGAGTGCTCTCGTAAAAATTGCGGTGCGAAAAAGTACGGGAATCTCGTTCACGATGCTTTTTGCCTTGCCCCGGTTTCGTCCTTGTAGATCACTGTCCCCACGTTCTCTCCCGCCAGCGCCTTCTCGATATTCCCTTTTTCCAGGCCGTTGACCAGGTACAGCTCCTTGGCGCTGTGCGCCCTGCACATGTTGTAGAGCACGGTACGGTGAACCGGGAGGTCATCGAGATCCATCTCCAGCAGTTCCTGGGCGCTGATCCGGGGAATGAATTCCGCCTTCCCGGGGTGCTTTTTCGGATCTTTGGTATAGAGACCTTTGACATCCTTGGCGAACACGAGCCGCCTCAGGCCAAGCAGCTCGGCAGTAATGTACATCCCGAAATCCGATCCGTATTCCGGGATGTTGCCGATCCTGCTCGGTTTTTCCCAGAAATGGTACGGGGGCGTGGCGATCGAGATCGGAATCATGTCGGAATAGACATACAGCGGAAGCTTATCGAAATGCTCGCGGGCCATCCACATCCCGCCGTGTTTGGCCAGCAGGGCGTAGAGCATGCGCGCGTACTGGCCCTCGACCGCACCGGCCAGCATCGCCAGCCCGCCGATCGGCAGGCCGAAATCAATCCCCTGGTACCAGGTGTGACGGTTGCGCACGCCGCCGCTGACGCCGAGTATCATCCGGTAGCCGAGCTGCTCGCGGCAGCGGATTATTTCGTCCACAACCTGCAGAATCGCCTCGCGTCCGCGGTCCATGATACTCCTGCCGCCGATAAACACCAGGTCCACATCGGGCAGCACGGCAATCTCCGAGCCGGTCCACATGTGTTCCTCGTACAGGTGCTTACCCATCAGTGATTCGCGCGTAAAACGGCTCTGCATGTGCGCGCGCTTGCTTTCCGGCTCTTTTCTCTCGTGCTTTTTCGCCATCAACCATTCCTCTCATCCCGCCTGAATAAAGCCGCTGGCGGGGAATAAAAACCTCCTGCGGCCCTAAGTTCGATTTTGCGAACCTCTGGCAATCTCACGTTAAGCTAATAAGGTTCAGGGGTGTTGTCAATCAGAAGAACCGGAATGATTCGGCGGGCCTGTTCAGGCTATCCACTTATGTCCGATATTGCGTAGACTGACCAGAAACAGCGCCAGGCAGAGCAGGGAGAGCAGGGAGAGCATCGGGAAATCAGGCCACAGCGGCAGCCGGCCGGGGTCAGGACCTCCCGCCCGGATTCAGTCCTCAGCGGTGGTGCAGCGATGGGATTCGTCGTCTCCGTGACACTCCCTGATTTGTTCTTCGCTGCATTTCCCGGGAGTCTCGCGGAGATTCTCGGGATAGATACATTCACCGTTGCTGTTGTGCATCACTTCCCCCGTTGCAAGGATTCAGGTTTAACTGTCATCGCCGAGCTGCAACAGTACATTCACTTGCCGCTGCCACACCTCAAGCGTTTCATGGTTCACTTGGTAGTGGACGGAATTGCCG
The nucleotide sequence above comes from Candidatus Glassbacteria bacterium. Encoded proteins:
- a CDS encoding uridine kinase, producing the protein MAKKHERKEPESKRAHMQSRFTRESLMGKHLYEEHMWTGSEIAVLPDVDLVFIGGRSIMDRGREAILQVVDEIIRCREQLGYRMILGVSGGVRNRHTWYQGIDFGLPIGGLAMLAGAVEGQYARMLYALLAKHGGMWMAREHFDKLPLYVYSDMIPISIATPPYHFWEKPSRIGNIPEYGSDFGMYITAELLGLRRLVFAKDVKGLYTKDPKKHPGKAEFIPRISAQELLEMDLDDLPVHRTVLYNMCRAHSAKELYLVNGLEKGNIEKALAGENVGTVIYKDETGARQKAS
- a CDS encoding uridine kinase, whose product is MPAHKRGFSRTHISSRFMRESLLDKGVIASTDSRKQVAVLPDQNVIMVGGKSIIDRGRKAVYPLIEEIVENKGKHGMILSVSGGIRVRHSYAVGLDFGLPPGGLSMLVAGIEEQNARILYALLAKHGGIRMTRDHFEELSMYIHAGMIPIMVPMPPHMYWEKPPKFGNIPDYGPDFGIYMVSEVLGTKSMIYIKDQDGLFTEDPRKNPDAELIKKISVQKLLEMDLNELIIERSVLEVMVRSRLSKKIYIINGLKHGNLTKALNGRQVGTVIFKDESRASVSVPAVPGGSGKGAKKKTAPVKAGKKKIAAKE
- a CDS encoding uridine kinase produces the protein MSKKDAARDIWTRFEHESLSDKKLLEATSGQPIRIIPGVKLMKIGGQSVMDRGRKALFPILNEIVANHKRKKIMICSGGGTRARHAYEIAIDLELPPGFLAALGGSIALQNARILQMLLAKHGGIHISTEQFEMLPLFFKLGCIPIMVGMPPFTYWEEIPQKGSIPDNRTDTGVFLTAEFLGAESVLYIKDEDGLYTNDPKKDPKAEFIPEITVSELWALDLDDLVVERVVLDYLQRSKNVKYLEIINGLKPGNITKALNGKHTGTRIYKG